The region CTAATTATGATGATGAAAGAGTGTACACTTCTAATATTAAAAAGGTAATTCAGTGGTTTAATATTTTGGTTGATGCCAAAATGGATTTTTCTGCAATACAAGAAGCTAAAGAAGAAAATACTGAAGAAGTTTAACAAACTTGTAGTTTCAAAAATAGAAGAACTATCTTCTTTACTCATCAATTTCAAAAAAAGCATATTTGAACTCAAGAAAAGAACAATTAGCTGCCTTTAATCGTTTGTTAGACATTATGGATGACCTCCGTGAAAAATGTCCTTGGGATCAAAAACAAACGCTAGAAAGCCTGCGACATTTAACTATTGAAGAAACGTATGAGCTTGCAGATGCCATTCTCGACAACGATTTAACTGAAATTAAAAAGGAATTAGGAGACGTTTTATTGCACATCGTTTTCTACGCAAAAATAGGCAGTGAAAAAAAGGCTTTTGATATTGGAGATGTTGCCAATGCTATTGCTGATAAATTAATTCATAGACATCCTCATATTTATGGGGATGTAAAAGTGAAGGATGAAGCAGATGTTAAGCGCAATTGGGAACAATTAAAACTAAAAGAAGGAAAAACTTCTGTTTTAGAAGGAGTTCCTAAAAGTTTACCCGCAGTTGTAAAAGCGAGTAGAATTCAAGAAAAAGTTGTAGGTGTTGGTTTTGATTGGGAAAAACCAGCGCAAGTTTGGGAAAAAGTACAAGAAGAACTTTCTGAACTTAACGAAGAAATTAAAGCAGGAAACAAAGAAAATACCGAAAAAGAGTTTGGTGATGTTTTGTTTTCCATGATTAATTACGCACGATTTATTGGTGTAAATCCTGAAAACGCACTTGAAAAGACCAATAAAAAATTCATCAATCGTTTTCAATATTTAGAAAAAGAAGCTAAAAAAGCAGGTAAAGAACTCGCTGATATGTCTCTGGTAGAAATGGATGAATACTGGGAAAAATCTAAAGAATACTTCTCTTAGATCTCTTCCAAACCATATTCTCCCGATAGCGATTGTATGGCTCTTTTTTTAGACACCAATTTAGAAATTAACAAAACAAAATCCATCAATAAATTATTTTGTGAGTACTTAAAAAATTTCTTTTGAGTATTTTTAGAACGCGTATAATTGGCGAAAAATCTTTTTTTCCAATTTTTCTCATAGGTCGTTAAATAGTTCAAATCATCTTTTTCTAAGGAAATATCAATAGCTTTACTCGCCATTAAAGCCGCTTCAAAAATAAACTTATACCCCTCGCCTACTATCGGGTTTACTTGCGAAACGCTATCACCGACACAAACCAAATTGTTCAGTACAAATTGATCTAAAACGGGTGTTATCGGAATGCTACCACCTTCTACTTTATCATTATCCTTTACCACGAGTTTTTTTATGTAGGGTATCTCTAATATTGTATGCAAACGGTTTTTTAAATCTTTTACTATTCGCACATCAAACGTACCAAAACCGATGATTGCTCTTTGATTTTTTAAAGGAAAAATCCAACCATAACCACCTTGATACATTTTACCCATTAAAAGAAACATCTCATTAGGATTTCCTAAATATTTCACATTGTATTCAACACCTGTTGCCAAATCTACTTTTTTAGCACGAAGTCCTACTTTTTTACTAATAATTCCATTGGTTCCTGAAGCATCAACAAATATTTTCCCAGTATATTTTATTTTATTTTGATCTGTTACCGATATAAAATTACCTACATCATCTTTTTCAATTGTTTTAATATTCACGCTCGTTTTTAGGGTAACATATTTTTCATCTAACGCGTCTAATAACTCAAGGTGTACTTTCTTTTTATCTAAAATATATAAATCGGATGGTATACTGCTTTTAACACGGCTAGAATGAAAGGTAATCTTATTTATTTGTCTAGCAACAACGGCTTCGGTTAGCTTAAAATCTTTTAAATTCATAAAACTTCCGAGTGTATTAAAAGAGAATTCTAGTACGTCTTTTTTTCTGTCTAGAATTAATGTTTTTCTTTTTTGATTGCTTAATTCTCTTGCTAAGATTAAGCCAGCTGTTCCTCCACCAATAATAACAACCTCAAAATTTGAATTCATAAACTAACGATTGGGTTCAAATAAAATTAAATGCAAGAAACAATAAATTCGTCTATAGAAAAAATATAGTTTAAAATTTTGCATAATGCAAAAAGCTTCACAAACTGATATTTTAGAATCAATCTGTGAAGCTTTTAAGATAAAAAAGGTTTTTCTACAACCTACTTAGTAATTCGGCTTTCTTGTTTTCGAACTCTACAACAGAAATAATTTCCTTGTTTTTTAAGTTTGATAACTTTTCAATTTTACTAAAAATATCTTCTTCCATATCATTATTTGTTTGGATGCCTTGAGTATTTTCTGAAACAATTTGCGCAGGTTGATTTTGTACAGGTTGATTTTGTACAGGTTGGTTTTGAACAGGTTGGTTTTGAACAGTATTATTCATACTATTTAAATTAGTATTGGTTTCCTGAACTTTTGGTTGGTCTTCTCCTCCTAAAACAATTGGCAAAGAATTTAAATCAACCGCCCCATATTGACTGGTAAAAGAAACTGAATAACTACCTCCTTGTTGCTGACCTACACCTCCTATTTGATGATCTAGGGTATTGAATACCGTAACTTTTCCGTTTTGCTGAATTGCCAGACGTCCAATATTCGAAAAAATAGCATAACGTGTATTGTTTTGACTTCCTGTAGAATTAGGATATCCTAAATCTCCCCACCAATTGCCACCAAAACTAGATTGTGCGCCTGCTTGCCCTTGATTTTGAATTTTAGGTAAAGGCTTATATTGAATTCCACCTTGCTGAATTAAATTTGAAATTTCGATACACAAACCATCTACCGTATATTTCAATTGATTGTTAAACATATCGCCAACCATGGTCATGCCTCCTTGCATCCATTGACCACCTCCGCCTAATTCAGGAATATTAAACTGTGCCATCGATCCATTGCTTCTCATTAAAGAATGTGTTAAATCTGTTACAGCACCAATACTTATTCCATAGCGATTAGCTATATTATTCATGCTCTGAAAACTAGCATCTGTGAATATTGCATTCATAATCTTTTTCTTATTTAGTTTGAAAATACTGGTATAGCATTTACGTCGCAAAGGTACTCTTTAAGAATACCAAACTCCTTCTTTTTACAACAAGTTTTTAGGTAAAGTAGCTGAATTTTAGTTCTCTAGAAAATTTAAAACAAACTAGAAAAAGCTTTCGTTTCACTGCGAATAACGTTGCTTTTTAACTCCTTAATGCCAATATTTTGTATTGTTTTAAAAGCCTTACTTGTAAAAACAATAAACAATCAAATTATTTTTAAAAAACCAGTAGCTTACTAAAAGAGTAATCCCTTGTTATTTGTATAATTATTGGTTATGCTTTATAGGCAACAGAAAGAAAAGATATCGTGAATATTCACTAGAAGTTTACTATTGTTTTATTTCGTTTTTTTGAAGCTAACTTTTGTACCTTTTTCAAAGGAAAAGAGAATAAAACTCCGGTTGCTATTTTTGGTTATTTATAGTATAATTTGTGATGTTAGCTTCTTCATATGTATTCCATGTAAATTGTGCGTTCTCTCTGTTGATTTTTCAATTGCTTTACTTCAGATGGATTAACCACGAATGATAATAAAGATAAGGATCTTTGAATTCTGGAATTCCTGTTTTTTGCTATTGTTGTTTTTTCTATTCCGATTCCTGATTGCACTTCAACTACAACATAGCCTACAAAATAGACGAATTTTTTGTAGTCATTATATAATGAAAATCCATTGGTTTCTCCAAAAACTATAGTAGTAGTTAAAATCCCCAAACGTTTTATGGTCAGATATTTTGAACTCTCCTAAACACCTTTAAATCAAGTTTTAAAAGGATTCAATTTCCTTATCCAATTCTTTAATTTGTTGCTCAAAAAATCCAAATTCTATTTTAATTAAGATATTATGCTCACTGATGCATCTCATGACTTAAAGTGTGCAATTGAACTTCTAAAAAATGCATATTTTAAATAAAAGTCAGACTTTATTCTTTTGCGCATAAAAAAATCAACTATTGCTAGATAAATTGTGTTATGTTCCTAAAAAACAAGTTCCTATAATTTTTAATCACCGCTCTTTTTTCCTGTTACTTCCTGAAGGGTGATTTTAAAGACAATCGGAATCTCTTCCTTGTTCATTTTAGCTGAAAAATCTTGTATAAAATCTAGGTTTTCTTCCTCTTTTTCTTGAATTAGAGCTTTAATTCCGCTAGTAAATTCGTGCAATTTACTTTTTGCACTGACTCCTGAAAGCTCTTCATAAGTCCCGTTTGATAAAACAGAGGTCCAATTGCTAACATCCCTTATTTCAGAAACCCCTAGCGATACTTTATTATTTTTTCGCATGGCATTCGTTTTATGACCTTCATTTGAATAACCGATAATTGTATTTTTAGAATCAAAAAAATATGTAATCGGAACTATATAAGGTTGATCGTAATGGCAATATGCTAAATAACCAATATAGTTCTTGGCTAATAGTTGATTGCATTCTGCTGGAGTTAAATCTTGTATCATATTTTTTTTTTAAAGTTAAAGAGCGCACCCAAAATACTTAAAATAAAACATAGAAACAATGACATTTGTCAGTTTTAGCATAAAATGAACAATTCAAAAAGCTTTTAGAGCTCAATTTAGAGGGGTTAGAAATATTAATTTCTTCTTATTTAGGATTTGCTGAGAAACTAGGAATTTAAAATTCACTTAAAGATGATTTTATACATACTGTTTGTCATATTTTCTATTTTGAATTTGTAACGGCTCTATGATGTTTTTAAAAGCCAATAGTATTGTATTTATTAATATTTTTATTGAAGTTTGGAGCCAAAAAACATTAATTTTTTGGTATCGTATCAAATTCATAATAAAAAATATTGTAGCAATCCAACTCTCAGAGGTATTTTTTAATCGAGCTCTTATTTTATTTAGATTGTAGCCGTTTTTACCTTGCCCAAACTTCCCTTCTATGTGGTTTCGTTCTGCTGCTTCTTTTCTTCGTTTTTGTTTTTCATAATAGGATTCTTCAAGCTGCTCTTTGCTTTTTCGTCCTAGTGGTGGTGCAGTTATTCGGATATTTCTTTGTTTAAGCCAAGCTCTGTTTTCTCGTGTGGCATAGATTTTATCGACTTGAACGAGTTCGGGGTAATAGCCGTGTAAAGTTTTATAATTTTCTACTTGTGAAATCAGATCTGATGATTCATTATAAGCGTCCCAACTTAGGGTATTGATTCTGGCAAAACCGTTTTCTAAATCTACACCTAATTTTGAGCCAAATTCTACCTTGGCATTTGTTTTACCACGAACTATAGGACGTACATGT is a window of Polaribacter litorisediminis DNA encoding:
- the mazG gene encoding nucleoside triphosphate pyrophosphohydrolase — encoded protein: MNSRKEQLAAFNRLLDIMDDLREKCPWDQKQTLESLRHLTIEETYELADAILDNDLTEIKKELGDVLLHIVFYAKIGSEKKAFDIGDVANAIADKLIHRHPHIYGDVKVKDEADVKRNWEQLKLKEGKTSVLEGVPKSLPAVVKASRIQEKVVGVGFDWEKPAQVWEKVQEELSELNEEIKAGNKENTEKEFGDVLFSMINYARFIGVNPENALEKTNKKFINRFQYLEKEAKKAGKELADMSLVEMDEYWEKSKEYFS
- a CDS encoding lycopene cyclase family protein — protein: MNSNFEVVIIGGGTAGLILARELSNQKRKTLILDRKKDVLEFSFNTLGSFMNLKDFKLTEAVVARQINKITFHSSRVKSSIPSDLYILDKKKVHLELLDALDEKYVTLKTSVNIKTIEKDDVGNFISVTDQNKIKYTGKIFVDASGTNGIISKKVGLRAKKVDLATGVEYNVKYLGNPNEMFLLMGKMYQGGYGWIFPLKNQRAIIGFGTFDVRIVKDLKNRLHTILEIPYIKKLVVKDNDKVEGGSIPITPVLDQFVLNNLVCVGDSVSQVNPIVGEGYKFIFEAALMASKAIDISLEKDDLNYLTTYEKNWKKRFFANYTRSKNTQKKFFKYSQNNLLMDFVLLISKLVSKKRAIQSLSGEYGLEEI
- a CDS encoding SHOCT domain-containing protein, translated to MNAIFTDASFQSMNNIANRYGISIGAVTDLTHSLMRSNGSMAQFNIPELGGGGQWMQGGMTMVGDMFNNQLKYTVDGLCIEISNLIQQGGIQYKPLPKIQNQGQAGAQSSFGGNWWGDLGYPNSTGSQNNTRYAIFSNIGRLAIQQNGKVTVFNTLDHQIGGVGQQQGGSYSVSFTSQYGAVDLNSLPIVLGGEDQPKVQETNTNLNSMNNTVQNQPVQNQPVQNQPVQNQPAQIVSENTQGIQTNNDMEEDIFSKIEKLSNLKNKEIISVVEFENKKAELLSRL
- a CDS encoding transposase, translating into MTIKRLGILTTTIVFGETNGFSLYNDYKKFVYFVGYVVVEVQSGIGIEKTTIAKNRNSRIQRSLSLLSFVVNPSEVKQLKNQQRERTIYMEYI
- a CDS encoding pyridoxamine 5'-phosphate oxidase family protein; this encodes MIQDLTPAECNQLLAKNYIGYLAYCHYDQPYIVPITYFFDSKNTIIGYSNEGHKTNAMRKNNKVSLGVSEIRDVSNWTSVLSNGTYEELSGVSAKSKLHEFTSGIKALIQEKEEENLDFIQDFSAKMNKEEIPIVFKITLQEVTGKKSGD